TATGGCTTGCAACCGTTCCGCTAACCAGTGGCACTGTCGCGCAGATATTTGGTTCGCGCTATCTTTCCACGCTGTATGGCATTGTTTTTTTCAGTCATCAGATCGGCAGTTTTTTGGGCGTGTGGCTGGCCGGGCGCGTGTATGATGCAACGGGGTCTTACGATATGATTTGGATTGCCGCGATTCTCTTGGCTGTGACTTCATCGCTCGTTCATTTGCCCATTGCCGATAAACCCCTGCAGAGGCTTGAAACAGTCACACCATGAAAATCCTCATTGCAAACGCAGGCTCTACTTCATTCAAATATCGCCTGTTTGACATGACCGATGAAGCGGTGCTCGCCGAAGGTCGTCTCGAACGCATCGGCGATCCGTCTTCACCTGTTGCCCATCAGATTGGCGAATGCGCTGTTGAAACCGAACAACACTTGCCGGATTATCCGTCTGCTGTCCGCGATGTTATTGCGCGTCTGACAGACACGCGCACTGGTGTGCTCTCCGACTTGTCTGACCTCGATGCTATTGGATTTAAAACCGTGCACATGCGCGGTAAAGCGGGTACTTATCTTCTCACAGAAGACGTCTTGCAGCGCATGGCGGACTACAATAGCCTCGCGCCTGCCCATAACCCGCCCTATATCCAGGCGATTCGCATTTTCGAGCAATGTGCTCCCAATCTGCCCCTGGTTGGACTTTTTGAAGCTC
The nucleotide sequence above comes from Gemmatimonadota bacterium. Encoded proteins:
- a CDS encoding acetate/propionate family kinase; the protein is MKILIANAGSTSFKYRLFDMTDEAVLAEGRLERIGDPSSPVAHQIGECAVETEQHLPDYPSAVRDVIARLTDTRTGVLSDLSDLDAIGFKTVHMRGKAGTYLLTEDVLQRMADYNSLAPAHNPPYIQAIRIFEQCAPNLPLVGLFEA